The genomic interval TAAAGCCGCAGGGGGAACTGGTAGGCTTCGACAAATAACCAAACCACAATTGATAGATGCACGAAAAATGTCAATCCTGCCCACCAATAAGGAAATTGGGCTAAGAAAGTTCCTTCTATAGGTGGGAAAATCAAAGCGGTAGCCACAATTAAACTTGGGGGAAACAGAACCAAAACTAAGGCTGCCAGCCAGTACCACCAACGAATTTGGGTGGTTCCCAAACGGGCATCTTGCCAAAAATGACCGTTCCAACGCCAAGAAAGGCTGGGAAAGCGATCGCTCATTTTTAAAACTTGCTGTTCCAAATCTATGGTAAAAATATGCTGGCAAAAGTCACAGGAAACAGCTTCCATCAAAGGCATGGAGGAAATTTTTCCCCAACGACAAACCGGACAGGGATATTCGTTCTGGTAGCTGAGAGGTTTCTGCGTAGGCGGTGTGTTCGGCATAATTCCAGGAAATATCTAAAATATTAAAAAGCATTGAGTTACGGTGGTTATTTTAACGTAGTTTTTGGATAGCGATCGCGGGGCCGGTCTAAGTCTTTATACGAGCAAAACGAACGACCGCATAAAAAAAACTACCCCCAACTTGGCGGTAGATAGCTTTTTCAGCAACCGTCTGCTGCGGTATCTCGATTGTAATAAATCTTAAAAAAGAAAGATGGTGCGAATATTCCCAATGACGATGGCATCGTTGCTGCCTTCGTGTTCCGGATTGAAAACGGTTACGATACCTGGTTCGATGGCAATGCCTTCGGTTACCTGATAGCGGTAGAACCCTTCCACATGCCAAGCGGTTTCTCCATCTTCCTCACCACCGTCATTGTGCGTCACTTTGGGAGGTTGCCCCACCACCAAACCGGCTTGAGATCCTTTTCTATCTAAGTTAGAAACAGCCAGGGTAACTGCCCAGTTCCAAATGGTAGCGTCATCACCGGTATCCGCCTGACCAGTACGATCTTCTGCATTGGCTAACGTCACTCCCGTCCAACTGCCCAGAGTCACATCGGGAGTGAGGTTCCAAGAAGCTTGCAGGCCGAAATGGTTGCCTGAGGTAGCCGTATCGCCAAAAGGCTGGTTGGCGGTTTTGCTGCCGGTTCCGCCGGTAAGGGCTACGCCATCGCCGGGGAAATAAGAACGGATGTAGGTTCCGGTCAAACGTAAGTCTGAAACCGGAGAAAGTTGGATTTGTCCTAAGGCAGCAAAGTGACCGTTAAACAAACCTTGTTTTTGACCGGAATTGCTGGCATTGCGGGCTAGATAACCGCCATAAATGCTGAGACTGTTGCTTATTTCGTAGCTTACGGTTACGCCAGAACCGCCCAATCCTTGCCGGTAGATGGGATTGAACCGTCCAAAACGGGATAATGCCCCTGTGATTTCTGGGGTGAAGAATTCGTTTAAGGTGGGTATGTTGGCGAAAAAGTTGCCCCCAATGATGTCGATGTTGGCTTGCAAGCGATCGCTGATGGGAAAGCGATAAAACATTTTGCCGTTAATAAAATTATTGTTTGTATCAACGTCAAATGCCAATCGACTCATGTTGGTTCCAGTGGCGTTGGCAAAGTTGGTGGAATTGGCGGCAACGAGGAAGGTTTTTAGTAAGTCTTTACCGGTAAAACTGGTATTGAGAATCAGACGAGTGCGGTGGGAAAGGGTGGTATTTTCATCGATATCCCCCTGGGAATCCCCCGCTTGTTCGTCACCCAAGGCACCGCTGAGAAAGAAACTGCCTTCTCCTTGCAATTTTGTGGTGGTGGAAAATTGTTGGTTCTGCAGTTGGCTGGTTCTGGTTTCTAAGCTATCGACGCGATCGCGTAAGGTGGCGAGGGAGTTTTGAAAATCGCTTTGCAAACGCTCTATGGTTGCTAAATCTTCCTGAGAAACTACATTGTTGCCTCTGGCTTCCAGAAACTGTGCTATCTGTTCCAAACAAGCGTTGAGTCCGGCGGCAAATTCGTAGCGGGTTAAGGTGCGATCGCCGTTATAAGTCCCGTTGGGATAGCCTGACAGGCAACCGTAGCGTTCGATGAGGGATTGCAGGGCTTGAAATGCCCAATCGGTGGGTTTTACATCTCGAAGTTGGGAGACAGATGTGATGGATTGAGCGGATAATGGGGCGTTTTTGGCTAGTTTGGGTGGTTCTTGCGTTTGGCTCCAGACGGGATTTGCTGGAAAAACAAATGCTAAATAACTAAAAATTCCCATTTTGAGCATGGGAAGGAAAAGCTTCATCATACTTGGTTCCTC from Geitlerinema sp. PCC 9228 carries:
- a CDS encoding iron uptake porin — protein: MMKLFLPMLKMGIFSYLAFVFPANPVWSQTQEPPKLAKNAPLSAQSITSVSQLRDVKPTDWAFQALQSLIERYGCLSGYPNGTYNGDRTLTRYEFAAGLNACLEQIAQFLEARGNNVVSQEDLATIERLQSDFQNSLATLRDRVDSLETRTSQLQNQQFSTTTKLQGEGSFFLSGALGDEQAGDSQGDIDENTTLSHRTRLILNTSFTGKDLLKTFLVAANSTNFANATGTNMSRLAFDVDTNNNFINGKMFYRFPISDRLQANIDIIGGNFFANIPTLNEFFTPEITGALSRFGRFNPIYRQGLGGSGVTVSYEISNSLSIYGGYLARNASNSGQKQGLFNGHFAALGQIQLSPVSDLRLTGTYIRSYFPGDGVALTGGTGSKTANQPFGDTATSGNHFGLQASWNLTPDVTLGSWTGVTLANAEDRTGQADTGDDATIWNWAVTLAVSNLDRKGSQAGLVVGQPPKVTHNDGGEEDGETAWHVEGFYRYQVTEGIAIEPGIVTVFNPEHEGSNDAIVIGNIRTIFLF